In a single window of the Leptospira sanjuanensis genome:
- a CDS encoding PAS domain-containing protein, protein MCVSDNQSGYGSGNTNLSSILTSYFYQDPHAIFITDRDGRIEYINPVFENISGYKQTDLIGKNPGFFQSGAHGREFYEQLWKTILAGKEYEGYFLNRNGFGETISWKERITPLRDEEGNISNFLCRVDVPSEKASDSANTEQAFGTSVQKHETAGFSASTEIGKVRESLFPKLQKEYGLTYQEAKICDLLVAGQTRESLVRELGVHSGTLKNHLKAIYRKTIEKDLAEPGQGRDKLQRLTMFLIRLC, encoded by the coding sequence ATGTGCGTTTCAGATAATCAAAGTGGGTACGGATCGGGGAATACGAATCTTTCGTCCATTTTGACTTCTTACTTTTACCAAGATCCTCACGCGATCTTTATCACGGACCGCGACGGTAGGATCGAATACATAAATCCGGTGTTTGAGAATATTTCCGGATATAAACAAACCGACTTGATCGGAAAGAATCCGGGCTTCTTTCAGTCGGGCGCGCACGGACGGGAATTTTACGAACAACTGTGGAAGACCATTCTTGCGGGAAAAGAATACGAAGGATATTTTTTAAACCGAAATGGATTCGGTGAAACGATTTCCTGGAAGGAAAGAATCACTCCTCTCCGCGACGAAGAAGGGAATATTTCGAATTTCTTATGCAGAGTCGACGTTCCGTCCGAAAAGGCGTCCGATTCCGCGAATACGGAGCAGGCGTTCGGGACTTCCGTTCAGAAACACGAAACAGCCGGATTCTCCGCTTCTACGGAAATCGGAAAGGTCCGGGAATCCTTGTTTCCGAAACTTCAAAAGGAATACGGACTTACGTATCAGGAAGCGAAGATCTGCGATCTTTTGGTCGCAGGTCAAACTCGTGAAAGTCTGGTCCGGGAATTGGGAGTACATTCAGGAACTCTAAAGAACCATTTAAAGGCGATTTATCGTAAAACGATCGAAAAGGATTTGGCGGAACCCGGTCAGGGCAGGGACAAGCTGCAAAGACTGACGATGTTTCTAATCCGACTTTGTTAA
- the msrA gene encoding peptide-methionine (S)-S-oxide reductase MsrA, whose protein sequence is MFYSKVLISLGILFFFYPLWSAPKTEKATFAGGCFWCMEGPFESLNGVISVTSGYSGGKEVNPTYEDVGYGRTGHRESVQIEFDPSKIRYAELLKVFWKQINPTDNGGQFADRGNQYRTGIFYHSEAQRKAAEESKQEIAKSGKFKGPIVVEILPFTAFYAAEGYHQNYYKTNPDHYKAYRKGSGREAYLENVWGKN, encoded by the coding sequence GTGTTTTACTCTAAAGTATTGATTTCCCTCGGAATTCTTTTCTTTTTTTATCCGCTCTGGTCCGCGCCCAAAACGGAGAAGGCTACGTTCGCAGGAGGTTGTTTTTGGTGTATGGAAGGTCCGTTCGAATCTTTGAACGGAGTGATTTCCGTTACGTCCGGTTATTCGGGCGGTAAAGAGGTCAATCCGACCTACGAGGACGTCGGCTACGGAAGAACGGGTCATCGAGAAAGCGTTCAGATAGAATTCGATCCTTCTAAGATTCGTTACGCGGAATTGCTGAAGGTCTTCTGGAAACAGATCAATCCTACGGATAACGGAGGACAATTTGCGGATCGAGGCAATCAATATCGAACCGGAATTTTTTATCACAGCGAGGCTCAAAGGAAAGCAGCGGAAGAATCCAAACAAGAGATCGCAAAGTCCGGAAAATTCAAAGGACCGATCGTGGTCGAAATTCTTCCCTTCACCGCGTTCTATGCAGCCGAAGGATATCATCAGAATTACTACAAAACCAATCCCGATCACTACAAAGCGTATCGAAAAGGTTCCGGAAGAGAGGCGTATCTGGAAAACGTCTGGGGAAAAAATTAA
- a CDS encoding NAD(P)-binding protein, producing the protein MKIAILGSGIAGLSACWYLSKEHEVVLIERHALPGMDAHGTDVALKDRIFRFDVPFRAFKQNYYPCLIEMYNEAGIEFRPVDYSFSLSERDGTTYFQFATFGLGGNFYPFVSPVCFKSGESRRIFSDTIRFYGESATQWESLKGEQLTISGFLQRFGYSKEFEDKYLIPMFATINTCTLKSAKNYPAEAVIRYHAKGLKFLRFLTASHGTRDITERLSVGAKEIRLKSNPKRLELNGKKVFVSFDGGKEEFDRVVIATPANQAIPLLPDEMTKEKELLSSFRYEESEILMHTDPSFMPNKKRHWAPLCFTLSPETDKPSATIRLNKVLPEIGNEEIFQTWNPLEEPKQGTLISRSRFERPVIDLKNQKTIDELKFLQEQPGRKIWFCGSYARYGIPLLEAGVSTSLDVRRWVENSMRS; encoded by the coding sequence ATGAAAATCGCAATCTTAGGAAGCGGAATCGCGGGGCTCAGCGCTTGCTGGTATTTGAGTAAGGAACACGAAGTCGTTTTGATCGAGCGTCACGCTCTTCCCGGAATGGATGCGCACGGAACGGACGTTGCGTTAAAAGATAGAATCTTCCGTTTCGACGTTCCTTTCCGCGCATTCAAACAAAACTATTATCCTTGTCTCATCGAGATGTACAACGAAGCGGGAATCGAATTCAGACCCGTGGATTATTCCTTTTCTCTGAGCGAACGGGACGGAACTACGTACTTTCAATTCGCCACGTTCGGACTCGGCGGAAATTTTTATCCGTTCGTTTCTCCCGTTTGTTTTAAAAGCGGGGAATCCAGAAGAATCTTTTCGGATACGATCCGATTTTACGGAGAATCCGCGACTCAATGGGAATCTCTAAAAGGCGAACAACTTACGATCTCCGGTTTTCTGCAACGTTTCGGATATTCGAAAGAATTCGAGGACAAATATCTGATTCCTATGTTTGCGACGATCAACACTTGCACTCTCAAAAGCGCGAAAAATTACCCGGCCGAAGCGGTGATCCGTTATCACGCAAAAGGATTGAAGTTTCTCCGATTTTTAACCGCGAGCCACGGAACCAGGGACATCACCGAACGGCTTTCGGTGGGCGCAAAAGAGATCCGTCTCAAATCCAATCCGAAAAGACTCGAACTCAACGGTAAAAAAGTTTTTGTTTCCTTTGACGGCGGAAAGGAAGAATTCGATCGGGTCGTGATCGCGACCCCGGCCAATCAGGCGATTCCTCTTTTACCGGACGAAATGACGAAGGAGAAAGAACTTCTTTCCTCCTTTCGATACGAAGAATCGGAAATTTTGATGCACACCGATCCTTCGTTTATGCCCAACAAAAAAAGACACTGGGCTCCGCTTTGTTTTACTCTTTCTCCCGAAACCGACAAACCTTCGGCGACGATTCGTCTCAATAAGGTTCTTCCCGAAATCGGAAACGAGGAAATTTTTCAGACTTGGAATCCTTTGGAAGAGCCGAAACAAGGAACGCTCATTTCCCGTTCCCGTTTTGAAAGACCGGTGATCGATCTCAAAAACCAAAAGACCATCGACGAACTCAAGTTCCTTCAGGAGCAACCCGGTCGCAAGATTTGGTTCTGCGGTTCTTACGCGAGATACGGAATTCCCCTTTTGGAAGCGGGGGTTTCGACTTCTTTGGACGTAAGACGCTGGGTTGAGAATTCGATGCGGTCTTAA
- a CDS encoding SET domain-containing protein, translating to MIEKRINKFGENGTFATKNIPKGTLLFSYSEWIEDEEFGWKVLTVEEAESLPDSEKEIFMKYGYDVDFGLVTGPTSDQYVINHSNFMNHSCDPNMWYDQDDNIVAKREIQAGEELTIDYANFIVNFDQTFECGCGSTNCRKSIRKDDWKLLINEYQMNFPKFIQKEIKKLYVKIPV from the coding sequence ATGATCGAGAAACGAATCAACAAATTCGGGGAGAACGGAACCTTCGCAACGAAGAACATCCCCAAAGGAACCTTGCTGTTCAGCTACAGCGAGTGGATCGAAGACGAAGAGTTCGGATGGAAAGTTCTGACGGTTGAAGAAGCCGAGTCTCTTCCCGATTCGGAAAAGGAAATCTTCATGAAATACGGTTACGACGTGGACTTCGGTCTGGTCACCGGCCCTACCAGCGATCAGTACGTGATCAACCATTCCAACTTCATGAATCATTCCTGCGATCCGAACATGTGGTACGATCAGGACGACAACATCGTCGCCAAGAGAGAGATTCAGGCCGGGGAAGAGCTTACGATCGATTATGCGAACTTTATCGTAAACTTCGATCAAACCTTCGAATGCGGCTGCGGATCGACGAACTGCAGAAAATCCATCCGGAAAGACGATTGGAAACTTCTGATCAACGAATATCAGATGAACTTCCCGAAATTCATCCAAAAAGAAATCAAAAAACTCTACGTAAAAATCCCAGTATAG
- a CDS encoding DUF2179 domain-containing protein: MELSFPSPGNPIFDYVLLPCFIFCARVTDVSIGTIRVILLTREKKAIAASLGFLEVLLWVIVITQVIKNLNNVLCYLAYAGGFATGTFIGMILEEKLAIGYSLLRIISPEHGEEIADKLSKAGYGVTTMNGQGSRGPVKIVFTVLKRKKIRQAMRIVQTVEPDVFYSIENARSTSSAFAEDSPGLLRRGILERILKVRK, encoded by the coding sequence ATGGAACTGAGTTTTCCTTCTCCCGGAAATCCTATCTTCGATTACGTTCTTCTTCCCTGTTTTATTTTTTGCGCCCGAGTGACGGACGTTTCGATCGGAACGATCCGGGTCATTCTTCTTACACGCGAAAAGAAAGCGATCGCTGCTTCTCTAGGATTTTTGGAAGTTCTACTTTGGGTGATCGTGATCACGCAGGTCATCAAGAATTTAAACAACGTCCTTTGTTATCTTGCGTACGCCGGCGGCTTCGCGACCGGAACGTTTATCGGAATGATTCTCGAAGAAAAGTTGGCGATCGGTTATTCTCTCTTAAGAATCATTTCCCCCGAACACGGTGAGGAAATCGCGGACAAACTTTCCAAAGCGGGTTACGGAGTGACGACCATGAACGGCCAAGGAAGCAGAGGCCCGGTTAAGATCGTTTTTACGGTTTTAAAAAGAAAGAAGATTCGTCAGGCGATGAGAATCGTACAGACCGTCGAGCCGGACGTGTTCTATTCCATAGAAAACGCCCGGAGCACCAGTTCCGCATTCGCCGAAGATTCTCCAGGACTTCTGCGGAGAGGAATCCTGGAAAGAATCTTAAAGGTTAGAAAGTGA
- a CDS encoding cellulase family glycosylhydrolase, whose translation MKRTASILVTICFFAYQNCSPSDSKENSILSLLNTKIDVRSDLENGTKTFLSGEGTSNVFHSLEYRNLPESRRISIGEKTYSAKTDPIFVDSLGREANFRGFNISGNTKLVQHGFKPFQNESDAEIAFARLGKTTGSNMIRFTIAWEGVHTAVDTIDYAYLDAVIDQMKKAIALKMYVLVDYHQDLFSRNLFNKNSWYTGNGAPKWVTPAGTYPNEYCGIVCANWSQNNLTNEAVRKGFRNFWNDASFNTSAGTRRMQTEFVWQLGKAAKYIQERLTTEEFDFILGIDPFNEPVDGGMEGLSPAQWDNRKLWSFYGRIRQELNANGWESKFVYAEPLVFWNTNVGSAIVPPTGGGHLTTLPGPGFVFNSHFYDAGRMGTDLTGIDNATYFKYLDEIRTETRFLKIPVFLSEFGMWLNGVGAKDTPRMISAVYQAMEISDVGQSTKTRYADFYSLLVSGTQWHWDYYYDNHFEYMNGNTSKLITKKDAWNDENFSVIGNYGTTWNVDYRAIQRSYPRRSQGRILSFYYNTLGADSWNNPYAWGGIRPKINGTTYFSDRRFSILIWKGRSSEAPTEIFIPPHFSAQNLVLISDSGIYNKTLSASIANGFNESILIPDPDRMTGSGSLLVSWDDLEAGENEETIHYVLIVDGNGVSYTDEWLALLQADLNRRILNEKKSPVYLIGKMTYGGYPAQ comes from the coding sequence ATGAAAAGAACCGCGTCGATCCTTGTAACGATTTGTTTCTTCGCTTATCAAAATTGTTCTCCTTCCGATTCGAAGGAAAATTCGATTCTTTCTTTGTTAAACACGAAGATCGACGTTAGGTCCGATTTGGAAAACGGAACAAAAACGTTTTTATCCGGAGAAGGAACGTCGAACGTTTTTCATTCTTTGGAATATCGAAATCTTCCCGAATCGAGAAGGATTTCCATCGGAGAAAAGACGTATTCGGCGAAAACCGATCCGATCTTTGTCGATTCTTTAGGAAGAGAGGCGAACTTTCGGGGATTTAATATTTCCGGAAATACGAAACTCGTTCAGCACGGATTTAAACCCTTCCAAAACGAATCGGACGCGGAGATTGCGTTTGCACGATTGGGAAAAACTACGGGATCGAATATGATTCGTTTTACGATCGCTTGGGAAGGAGTTCATACGGCCGTCGATACGATCGATTATGCGTATCTCGACGCCGTAATCGATCAAATGAAGAAGGCGATCGCGTTGAAGATGTATGTTCTTGTCGATTATCATCAGGATCTATTCTCCCGAAATCTATTCAACAAAAACTCGTGGTATACGGGAAACGGAGCGCCGAAGTGGGTAACCCCTGCGGGGACATATCCGAACGAATATTGCGGAATCGTTTGCGCGAATTGGAGTCAGAACAACCTTACCAACGAGGCGGTCCGAAAAGGATTTCGGAATTTTTGGAACGACGCTTCGTTTAACACTTCCGCGGGAACCAGAAGAATGCAGACCGAATTTGTTTGGCAATTGGGAAAGGCCGCAAAATACATTCAAGAACGCTTAACTACCGAAGAATTCGATTTCATTCTGGGAATCGATCCGTTCAACGAACCCGTGGACGGAGGAATGGAAGGACTTTCACCGGCACAATGGGACAATCGGAAGTTATGGTCTTTTTACGGAAGAATTCGTCAGGAATTGAACGCGAACGGATGGGAATCCAAATTCGTATATGCGGAACCTCTTGTATTCTGGAATACGAATGTAGGAAGCGCGATCGTTCCTCCCACGGGCGGAGGCCATCTGACTACTTTGCCCGGGCCGGGTTTTGTGTTTAATTCCCATTTTTACGACGCGGGAAGAATGGGAACGGATCTGACCGGAATCGACAACGCGACGTATTTTAAATATTTGGACGAGATCCGAACCGAAACGAGATTTTTGAAAATTCCCGTGTTCTTGAGCGAGTTCGGGATGTGGTTGAACGGAGTCGGCGCGAAAGACACTCCTAGAATGATTTCCGCCGTGTATCAGGCGATGGAAATTTCGGATGTGGGACAGTCGACTAAGACTCGTTATGCGGACTTTTATTCCCTTTTGGTTTCGGGAACACAATGGCACTGGGATTATTATTACGACAATCATTTCGAATATATGAACGGGAACACCTCCAAGCTGATCACGAAAAAGGACGCTTGGAACGACGAGAATTTTTCGGTGATTGGAAATTACGGAACGACCTGGAATGTGGATTATCGTGCGATTCAAAGGAGTTATCCGAGAAGGTCACAGGGAAGAATTTTAAGTTTTTATTATAATACACTCGGTGCGGATTCTTGGAACAATCCGTACGCCTGGGGAGGAATTCGACCGAAGATAAACGGAACCACGTATTTTTCCGATCGAAGATTTTCGATTCTGATTTGGAAAGGAAGAAGTTCAGAAGCGCCCACGGAGATCTTTATTCCTCCGCATTTTTCGGCGCAGAATCTGGTTTTGATTTCCGATTCCGGAATTTACAACAAAACTTTGTCCGCATCGATTGCGAACGGATTTAACGAATCGATTCTTATTCCCGATCCGGATAGAATGACCGGTTCCGGTTCCCTTTTGGTTTCCTGGGACGATTTGGAAGCGGGTGAAAATGAGGAAACGATCCATTACGTTTTGATTGTGGATGGAAACGGAGTTTCTTATACGGATGAGTGGTTGGCGTTACTGCAAGCGGATTTGAACCGAAGAATTTTGAACGAGAAAAAGAGTCCGGTTTATTTAATCGGAAAGATGACGTACGGGGGTTATCCTGCGCAGTAG
- the crcB gene encoding fluoride efflux transporter CrcB — MSLERTLLWIGIGGALGSVFRYCLQYWFGTVLGFMLPWGTLTANLFGSFIIGVVYAVFDRFPAFDPQWKFFLASGLCGGFTTFSTFSYETLQMFRTENYMLLIAYSLVSVFGGIGLALFGAWVGKSF; from the coding sequence ATGAGTCTTGAAAGAACCTTACTCTGGATCGGAATCGGCGGCGCACTCGGAAGCGTTTTTCGTTATTGCCTTCAATATTGGTTCGGAACGGTTCTCGGTTTTATGCTTCCTTGGGGAACTTTAACCGCAAACCTTTTCGGATCGTTTATCATCGGAGTCGTTTATGCGGTTTTTGATCGTTTTCCCGCATTCGATCCCCAGTGGAAATTCTTTCTTGCTTCCGGTCTATGCGGAGGGTTTACCACGTTTTCGACTTTCTCCTATGAAACGTTGCAGATGTTTCGAACGGAGAACTATATGCTACTTATTGCATATAGTTTGGTGAGCGTTTTCGGCGGAATCGGGCTGGCTCTGTTCGGGGCTTGGGTCGGAAAAAGTTTTTGA
- the prfB gene encoding peptide chain release factor 2, whose translation MEVKSAKELKRVSKELQENFINRWKLLNLEQDKDRLKALSEKAEDPDLWNNPEEARIVSQKKNELEKKLTPWFTIQQDILDFPDLVDLTLDEKGENGVGELSTEYNRLQEKFAELELLGALKNPEDIKPAFLNIHPGAGGTESQDWAEMLLRMYMRYFEKKGYQYSLIDIQAGDGAGIKNATLHVIGDFAFGFLKGENGVHRLVRISPFDANKRRHTSFVSVHVSPEIDDDIDIKIEEKDIRVDVYRSSGAGGQHVNTTDSAVRITHIPSGIVVACQNERSQIKNRDTAFKMLKARLYEMEQEKAKEELEKKSGEKKDIAWGSQIRSYVFHPYNLVKDHRTDHETGNVAAVMDGDIEPFILAYLKTL comes from the coding sequence ATGGAAGTAAAATCGGCAAAAGAACTCAAACGAGTTTCCAAAGAATTACAAGAGAACTTTATCAACCGCTGGAAACTCTTGAATCTGGAACAGGACAAAGATCGCCTAAAGGCTCTCAGCGAAAAGGCGGAAGACCCGGATCTTTGGAACAATCCGGAAGAAGCGAGAATCGTAAGTCAGAAAAAGAACGAACTCGAAAAAAAACTCACTCCTTGGTTCACCATTCAGCAAGATATATTAGATTTTCCTGATTTAGTGGATTTAACGTTAGACGAAAAAGGGGAAAACGGAGTGGGAGAACTCTCCACGGAATACAATCGCCTTCAGGAAAAATTCGCCGAACTCGAATTACTGGGAGCTCTGAAAAATCCCGAAGATATAAAACCGGCCTTCTTGAACATTCATCCCGGTGCGGGCGGGACGGAAAGCCAAGACTGGGCGGAAATGCTTCTTCGGATGTATATGCGTTATTTCGAAAAAAAAGGATATCAATATTCTCTTATAGACATTCAAGCGGGCGACGGCGCGGGAATCAAGAATGCCACCTTACACGTGATAGGCGATTTTGCGTTCGGCTTTCTCAAGGGAGAAAACGGGGTTCATCGTCTCGTGCGGATCTCTCCGTTTGACGCCAACAAAAGAAGACATACTTCCTTCGTTTCCGTTCACGTAAGTCCGGAAATCGACGACGACATCGACATCAAGATCGAGGAGAAGGACATCCGCGTCGACGTATATCGTTCTTCCGGAGCCGGTGGTCAGCACGTCAACACGACCGACTCCGCGGTTCGGATCACTCACATTCCGAGCGGAATCGTAGTCGCGTGTCAGAACGAAAGATCTCAGATCAAAAACAGAGACACGGCGTTTAAGATGTTAAAGGCGAGACTCTACGAGATGGAACAGGAAAAAGCGAAGGAAGAATTGGAAAAGAAGTCGGGCGAAAAAAAAGACATCGCCTGGGGTTCTCAGATTCGAAGCTACGTTTTCCATCCGTACAATCTCGTAAAGGATCATAGAACCGATCACGAAACAGGAAACGTGGCCGCGGTGATGGACGGGGATATAGAGCCTTTCATTCTCGCTTACTTGAAAACGCTTTAA
- the purD gene encoding phosphoribosylamine--glycine ligase: MQAKLKVLLIGSGGRESAIAFHLRKSPLLSELKVFPGNGGFPDQEILPSDSLNVLNKESVQSFLKRNHFDFIVVGPEDPLVAGFADWAAELKIPVFGPDSYCAQVEGSKDFAKSLMVEANVPTAEYKTFTEYSSSLKYLESKSIPIVIKADGLAAGKGVTVATTEKMAKEALKEIFEDKKFGTSGNQVVIEEFMDGQEASIFAVSDGDSYFLLPAAQDHKRAFDGDQGPNTGGMGAYCPAPVVTESILQKVKERVFDRMFETFRKKGHPYRGLLYAGLMISSDGEPRVVEFNCRFGDPETQCVLAMLDGDLLELLYTASTGKIKGVQAAVKKGAAAVVVLAAQGYPDSYEKNIPLNLPETSGQNVYLFHAGTLKKDGKVFSSGGRILGVVAQGADLKSSVAEAYSFLEKIQAPKTFYRKDIGHRAL; the protein is encoded by the coding sequence TTGCAGGCTAAATTGAAAGTTCTCCTCATCGGTTCCGGAGGAAGAGAAAGCGCGATCGCGTTTCATCTCCGTAAATCTCCGTTGTTAAGCGAATTGAAGGTTTTTCCCGGAAACGGCGGTTTTCCCGATCAAGAAATTCTTCCTTCCGATTCGTTGAATGTGTTGAACAAGGAATCGGTTCAGTCTTTTTTAAAGCGAAACCACTTCGACTTCATCGTCGTCGGCCCCGAAGATCCTCTCGTAGCCGGATTTGCGGATTGGGCCGCGGAGCTTAAAATCCCCGTATTCGGACCCGATTCCTACTGCGCACAGGTGGAAGGCTCCAAGGACTTCGCAAAATCCCTGATGGTCGAAGCGAACGTTCCCACTGCGGAATACAAAACGTTTACCGAATATTCATCTTCTCTAAAATACCTGGAATCCAAATCGATTCCTATCGTTATCAAAGCCGACGGTCTCGCTGCCGGGAAAGGCGTTACGGTCGCAACCACCGAAAAAATGGCGAAAGAAGCTCTCAAAGAAATTTTCGAGGATAAAAAATTCGGAACGAGCGGCAATCAAGTCGTCATCGAAGAATTCATGGACGGACAAGAAGCTTCCATCTTTGCCGTTTCCGACGGAGATTCGTATTTTCTTTTACCCGCGGCACAGGATCACAAACGCGCTTTCGACGGAGATCAGGGGCCTAATACCGGAGGAATGGGCGCGTATTGTCCCGCTCCCGTCGTAACGGAAAGTATATTACAAAAAGTGAAAGAACGAGTATTCGATCGCATGTTTGAAACGTTCCGTAAGAAGGGCCATCCGTATCGAGGACTTCTTTATGCGGGTTTGATGATCTCTTCGGACGGAGAACCGAGAGTCGTCGAGTTTAACTGCAGATTCGGAGATCCCGAAACCCAATGCGTACTCGCGATGCTCGACGGAGATCTATTAGAACTTCTTTATACAGCCTCCACTGGAAAAATCAAAGGCGTTCAAGCGGCGGTTAAAAAAGGCGCCGCGGCTGTCGTAGTCCTTGCAGCGCAAGGATATCCCGATTCTTATGAAAAAAATATTCCGCTGAACCTTCCGGAAACATCCGGTCAAAACGTTTATCTTTTTCACGCGGGAACTCTAAAAAAAGATGGAAAAGTTTTTTCATCCGGGGGGAGAATTCTCGGAGTCGTAGCTCAAGGCGCCGATCTAAAGAGTTCGGTGGCCGAAGCTTATTCCTTCCTGGAAAAAATCCAGGCTCCCAAAACGTTTTATAGAAAAGACATCGGACACAGAGCCCTTTAA